One Corynebacterium aurimucosum genomic window, ACTCTCCGCTCATCTCCGAGACAGCGGAATTCTACTTACTATCGACGAGATTCAGGACGCCGATCCTCATGACCTCGAGAGCATAGCAGTCGCATTCCAGCATCTTGTTCGCGATGAACTCGACGTTTCCATTGTGATGGCAGGGCTTACCGCCGATGTTGACAAGCTTCTGCACCTGTCGGGAACAACGTTTTTGCGCCGTGCCCGGAGATTTCACCTAGGGCCTGTTAACCCGCAAGCTACGGCCAGCGCTTTCAAAGATACGGCAGCTTTGACTTCGATTGCTTTCAATGACGAAGCCGCCGACCGCGCTACTGAAGCGAGCCACGGTTATCCCTTCCTCATCCAGCTCATCGGGTACTTGGCCTGGAACGCTGCATCCCAAGCCAGTGAAACTACCGTTTCCTCAACAACCGTCGACGCAGTTCTTGGTGAGGCAATCACGGCAATGGGAACCCAAGTGCACGATCCTGCGGTACGTGCACTCAGCCAACGCCAACTTGAGTACCTACACGCGCTGGCGGACATAGCAGATGAGGCGGGGACGGCCGCCTCTGGCGCTATCGCTCACGAACTCAAGACAACGACAACATCTCTCAGTGAAGTGCGCGCGCGTTTGCTGGAGCAGGGGCTTATCGACGCCCCACGGCACGGCGCCGTTGCTCTCGCTCTACCGTACCTCCGCGATTATCTTCACGCCGACGGCGAACAAACCTACGTGGACTAACCGTGACTGATTACACCAGCGGGTTATAACGCAAACTATTGCGCTTGAGCTCGCACTCAGTGGCGATAGAGATGCCGGAAGCAATCTTTCCGCGCTCGCGAAGGCGGAACATGGCGTCCACGACGCGATCACGCAAACCCCACGGATCAATGGTGTTGATGTAGACCTTCGTGCCGCCCTCAAAGCCAGCCAAGGTCGATACCCTGAGCTTGAGCATGACGCGCCACGGCTGAGGCAGGTCCACGCTGGGCGGACGGTGGTGCCATTCTTCATTGCAGGCCACGTCCGGCCCCACCGCGGCGTGGGCCGCGTGAATCAGATCCGACATTCCACGTACTTCCTCCGGGTTCTGTTCCCACGGTTCACAGCGCGGTGACTTGGAGAAGATCTCCAGTGTGGGATAGCGGTGGCCAAATCCGGCGAAGAGCACCGCATAATCATTTTCTGCGATGACGAGGTTGCGTTTTGCCGCATAGCCCACAGCCCAGTCGTTGTACATGTTGGGGTGCGCACGCAGAATCGAATTTTCCTGGTAAGCGGCCATGCCCAGGGCGTCAATCGCGACGAGCTGCTTATGCAAGTGGTCGAAGGACGCGCCCGCCGGTGCCAGCCAGTTCTGAAATACAGCGACATAGGAGGCATAGCGGTTGCGCTGGTAGAGATCGCGCGTCGATTCCGCAGTGAAGGTTGTGAGCAGGAAGTGCTCATCGGGGCTCAGCGTGCCGGAGGAGGCTAGCTGACTATCATCGACGGCCCCATCCACGAAGTGCCGTGAGGAGATAATGACATCATGTCCGCCGCCGAAGAAACCATCGGCGAGAGCGAGCAGAGAATCGTCGTCCAGCGCGGTATCCTTGCCCGCCGCCTTGAGCTTGGTGCGCACCACGTTAAGTACGTGCAGGCGCCCAGCCTCGTCGCCTTCGTACTTCTCCTTGTGCTGAGCCAGGTCTGGGTCCATGGTGAAGCCATAGTTCTCGTGCCAATAGTCATAAGACACGATTTCAAAAAGGTTCGGAACGCGGCGAAACAGCGGCTGGGAGTTATCCAGCTCGTGGGGAAAAAGGCCGCGCTGAATCTCCCCCGAAGCCAAGATGCGGGACTTTTCCGGCGGGGTGTCCAGCATGCGCCCGGAGCAAAAAGCACAGCTGTGCGTCAAGGCATCAGGGCCCAGCGGATGCGGTTCCTTTGCCGCATGCGCAAGCGGACGGTTGCCGCGTCCTGGCACGGTCCACACCTCTGTTCCGGAGAAAGGGTTAACCTGTTTGACGGTCCCATCCGCCATGGTCTGGATAGGTTCGACGCGGCTAAAAAGTGCTTCGCTCATGCTGCCCAGCGTAGACCTCCCCACCCGCCGGTGCGACTAGACTTAGGCCTCATGCAGCACCGATTCTTTGAAGTAGATGTCTTCGCCACTGGGCCGTTTACCGGTAATCCCCTCGCCGTGGTTGCGGATGCCGATGGTTTGAGCACCGAAGAAATGCAGCGTATCGCACACTGGACCAATTTCTCTGAGACGACCTTCCTGTGCTCACCTACTGATCCTGGCGCGGACTACCGCGTACGAATCTTCACCCCGTACGAAGAGTTCCCCTTCGCCGGTCACCCCACGCTGGGCAGTGCGCGCGTCGCGGCGGAGCTATTAGGAAAGAGCGGGACCCTGATTCAGGAATGCGGTGTCGGGTTAGTCACCGTGCGCCAGGAAGAGGGCCGTTTCGCCTTCGCTACCCCACCCTTACTGCGCCACGGGGAGCTCAGTGAGGCCGAGCGCTCCGAAGCAGCCGCCGTACTCGGAATCGATGAAGAGAGCATCGTTGACTCCGGCTGGGTGGACAACGGGCCTGGCTGGCGCTTGGTCCAGCTCGAATCTGCTGAAACCGTCCGGAAGCTTCGCCCCACACCCACCCCCGGCGTCAAGGTCGGCGTGGTCGGCCTCACCGGGGATACGGAGGCGGCCTACGAGGTTCGCGCTATCACCGGGCAATTCGAGGACCCCGTCACCGGTTCCTTCAATGGCGGAGCCGCCCAGTTCCTCCGTGCCAAGGGCGCCGTTCCTGCCCGCTATACCGCGGCACAAGGCAGCCAAATAGGACGCGATGGCCGCGTCTTTATCGACGATGACGGGGACGAGCTCTGGGTTGGCGGCAACGTCCACATTCGCGTGCGCGGAACCCTGGGGTCCCGCGATGACTAAAAAGCCCCTGCCTTTTGAGCTGCACAATGATTTTGCCCAACGCCTGCCACAGATGGTCACGGCAAGCCGCGGGGAAGAACAGCCAGCTCCACGAATCGTGGCGCTCAATGAGCACCTAGCCGCCGAGCTCGGCCTCGACCCAGACTGGCTGCGCAGCGAGGACGGAATAGAGTTCCTCCTTGGCCGTGGAGCAGTCACTCCGCACGCGATGGCCTACGCGGGCTTTCAGTTCGGGCAGTATAACCCGGCAATGGGTGACGGCCGCGCCCTCCTCTTGGGCGAAGTCACCGGCCCCACCGCCGCTCACAACCCCACGGGCCTGTGGGATCTGCATGCCAAGGGCACGGGGCTGACTCCCTACTCACGCTATGGCTCTGATGGGCGCGGCACGCTGCGCTCAATGCTGCGTGAGTATCTCTTCTCCGAGTCGATGCATGCCCTAGGTGTGCCCACCACTCGGTCGCTGGCGGTGCTCGCCACCGGTCGCCCCATCCAGCGCCAGATGGTGGAAGAGGCAGGGGTTCTCGTGCGGGTGGCCGCGAGCCACATTCGTGTCGGTTCCTTCCACTTCGCCACGCACTCGCAGGTGCCTGGGCTACTGCAGCGCCTTGCCGCCTACACCAGTGAACGCCACTACCCCGGCGCCGACTTCCGGGAGCTGTTCACGCGCGTCGTGGAGACACAAGCCGCGACGGTCGCCGGGTGGATGCAGCTGGGCTTCATTCACGGCGTAATGAACACCGATAACACCACGTTATCGGGCGAAACCATTGACTATGGCCCCTGCGCGTTCATGGAAAGCTATGACCCCAACACCTGGTTTAGCTCTATCGATACGCAGGGACGCTACCGCTTTGGGCGCCAGCCCGACATGTTGAGCTGGAACCTTGCGCGATTGGCGGAGTCACTGCTTCCGCTTATCGACGACTCCCCTGACACCGCCCTCACCTGGGCTCAAGAGGCCATTGATACCTTTGGCGAGCGTTATGAGAGAGCGCGTCACCAGGAAGCACAGCGCTGCCTACAGATGCCCGAAGAGCTTTTCCAGGATTACAACGCTGCCCTCGTGCAGGCCGCCCCGGACCTCACACAAGCCAACCACAGCCTTGTCAGTGCCGCGGCGGGCGAGCCTGCGGCGGCCTATGAACTCCTCAAGGATAGACGTTTCGTTGATGCCTACTGCGCAAGTGGCCCCGACGCTGTGCTGCTCGAGCGAACCGTGCCGCGCGTGATTCCTCGGCCGCGGCTGGTCGAAAGCGCTCTGGGCGATGCCGAAGAGTTCGCCCGTCTTCTGCACGCCACCACGCATCCTTTTGATGCTGCGCCGGAGTATGAGCAGCCCGGCGGTACCGAAGGCTATCTCACCTACTGCGGAACCTAAGAACCACGAGCGCAAACAGAAGCAAACACACCACCGCCCCGAGGTCTCCGTAGGAAAGGAAACGGAGTCTCGGGGCGGCGGTGCGTCTCTATCTTTCACTGCCACGCTCCCGGTCGGTTTCTCAGGCCGACCGCCCCGCGTGGCTGGGGTTCTCTCTATCTCTCTCGCATGCGCTCTCTCAAACGCACACCATCATTATGGGGCGCTGTCCTTGGTGAAGCGTTCCGGTGCACTGAACGCTTCCTGCCAATTACTGAGAATTACCTGCGAGGGAATCGCCGACGGGGCGAAGAGCGAGATTACTTGGTGTCCAGCTGCAGAGTCTTCTGCGTGTACTCCCACATCTCGTTGTAGAGCTTCTTGTCCTTGGACAGCTTAGTTCCGTAGGAAGGAATCATCTCCTGGATCTTGTCGCCCCACTGAATCATGTTCTCACCGAAGCAGCGCTCCAGTAGCTCAATCATGACGGCTGGGGTGATGGAAGCACCCGGGGAAGCGCCAAGCAGACCAGCGATGCTGCCTTCTGGGTTGTTGATGAGGGTGGTGCCGAACTCCAAGGAGCCGAACTGCGGTGCACCCGCTGGCTTAATCACCTGGACACGCTGGCCGGCGATAACAGTCTCCCAATCAGCCGGGTCAGCGCTCGGGACGTATTCCTTCAGGGTTTCAACGCGCTTATCGAAGTCCTTGAGAACCTCAGTGACCAGGTACTTGGTCAGACCAAACTCCTGTGCTGCCACGCCCAGGTAAGAGGTGATGTTGTCCGGACGGATGGACTTGAACAGGTCCAGGTAGGAGCCCTTCTTCAGGAACTTCGGGGACCAGCCGCCGTAGGGACCAAACAGCAGGCCTTCTTCACCGTCGATGACACGGGTGTCCAGGTGCGGCACGGACATCGGCGGAGCGCCCACAGCAGCCTTGCCATAAACCTTTGCGTGGTGCTGCTTGACCAGCTCCGGGTTCTTGGAGCGCAGCCACAGGCCCGAAACCGGGAAACCGGCGAAACCAGAAACCTCACGGACACCAGCCTTGCGCAACAGGTCGAGTGCGTAACCGCCGGCACCAACGAAAACAAACTTGGCGTGGACAGCCTGGTAGTCACCGGTGTGGAGGTTCTTTGCCACCACGCGCCACTTGGAACCTTCACGCTTGATATCAACGACCTCGTGGCCATAACGGATCTCGGTGCCGGCAGCCTTAGCCGCAGTGAAGAACTGCTTAGCCAGGGCGCCAAAGTTGACGTCGGTGCCCGCATCGGTCCACGAGATGGCAACCTTCTGGGAGTTGAAGTCACGGCCCTGGGACATCAGGGGCAGCTTCTCCTGGAAGGTGGCGTCATCGTCGCTGAACTGCATGTTCGGGAACATGTGGTTATCCTTCAGCGCGTCGAAGCGGCGCTTCAGGTAATCCACCTGGATGGAGCCCTGTGCAAAGGACACATGCGGAACCGGGTTGATGAAGGCCTTCGGGTCCGTCAGGATGCCGTTGTTGAGCTGGTGGGACCAGAACTGGCGAGAAACCTGGAACTTCTCATTGATATTCATAGCCTTGGAAACATCAATGCGGCCGTTCTTTTCTGGGGTGTAGTTCAGCTCGCACAGCGCGGAGTGGCCGGTACCGGCATTGTTCCACGGGGAAGAGGACTCAAGCGCAGGGCCGTCCAAACGCTCGAAGACCATCTGCGTCCAGCTGGGCTCGAGCTCACGCAGCATGGCGCCGAGGGTGGCGCTCATAATACCTGCACCAATGAGTGCGACCTCAACCTCGTCTACTACTTGTGCTGTCTTCTTATCGGAGGACACTGTACTTATTACCTCTTTGAGTCGATGTATTCGTTGTGGTCAAGTGCCCTGCGCATGTGGGTACACAGGGCGCGGTGAGAAAGCGCTCGACGATGCTAGGAAGCAAACCGGCATACAGACCTCCCCTACGAGAGGTCCGTCAAGCATTAATTCCACTTTACGCCCCTAAATGAGAAATAGGCATTCCTGGGAAAATAAATGCCCGAATATGAAACCACTACCCCTTTTGTGGTGCAGGACAACTGTGGCTAGCGCTCCGCCCCGACGGACGCACCTGGCTGTACGGCCTATCATGAGCTCCATGACATATGACGAACTCGAATGGTCAACAGATCTCCTCGGGCCCGATTTCCAAGCCGCCACCCTTGAACTCGGCGCCGACCCTGATGGCGAGGGCGATGTGTGCGCGACGCTCGTGCGCTACTGTCCCGACACGGATGCCCACGATGACCGCCCCGCCTTGGTGTGGGTCCATGGCATGACGGATTACTTCTTCCACGATCACGTAGCGCGCTATTTCTATGAGCTCGGCTATGCCTTTTATGCTCTCGACTTGCGCAAGTGCGGGCGCTCCCGGAGGGACGGCCAAACCTGGCATTACATCAGCGATATGAAGTATTACGACACCGACCTCAACGCGGCTCTCGACGCCCTCCCCAACCAGCGTGTCGTCATCATGGGCCACTCCACCGCCGGCACCATCATCGCACTCTGGCTTGATCGCCTTCGCCGCCAGGACCGCGAACACTTCACCCGCATCTCCGGTGTCGTCTTCAACAGCCCCTGGTTGGCCATGATGGGAACGGCGGATAAGACTTATGAGGTGCTCAAGCACGTCATCTATGCCGGCGCTGCCATCGCCCCAAAATTCCCGATTCCCGGAGGCGATCTCACTGCCTACGGGGAATCTATCCATGCCGAGGAGCAGGGCGACTGGGATTTCGACCGTCGCCTCAAGCCACTGGGCGGGCACCCGAAATACCTGGGCTGGGTAGCAGCGGTCTTCCATGGCTTCGACGCGATCCATTCCGGCCGCATCAACATGGGACTCCCGCTGCTGACCATGACTTCAGGACGCTCCGAACTCAATCAGCCTTATAGCGAATCCTCTAACACCGCCGATGTTGTTGTGGACGTACGCCAGAGCCAGCGATGGGCCAAGGAGCTCAGCGCCCGTTACACGCTCCACGTTGTAAATAATGGGCGCCACGATCTCTTTCTTTCCCGCCCCGAGCCGCTGCAGGAAGCATTCTCCACCGCCGCGGAATGGTTGCGCGCCGTGGCCCCTCTTGAGACGGATTAGACTCGCCCACCTCGCGCTTTTCGGCCTGCACGGGTTGCGGCTAGGCAGCCTCTAGAATGGTCGGCATGACTTCCGCACAGCACTTTGACCTCGTCATCATCGGCACTGGGTCGGGAAATTCAATCCCCTCCCCTGAGTTCGACGATAAATCCATCGCCATCATCGAAAAGGGAACCTTCGGCGGAACCTGTCTCAACGTGGGCTGCATCCCAACGAAGATGTACGTCTACGCTGCCGACGTGGCACTCGCCGCGCGCGAGGCAACCCGTCTTGGGCTCAGCGCCCACGTGGATGCTGTGGATTGGGACGGCATTGTCGAGCGCGTATTCCACAACCGCATCGATCAGATCGCCCGCGGCGGCGAAGAGTACCGCCGTGGCGAGGAAACGCCGAATATTACAGTCTTTGATCAACATGCTCGGTTCATCGGACCGAAAACCCTGCAAGCGGGCGATGACATCATCACCGGTGACAATATTGTTATTGCTACCGGCTCACGCCCTGTACTGCCCGAACCCTATGCCAGCTCTTCCGTGCCGGTCCACACCAACGAGGACATCATGCGGCTTGAGAAGCAGCCGCGTAGCCTCATCGTGGTCGGTGGCGGCTACATCGCCATGGAATTTGCCCACGTCTTCGACGGCCTGGGGACGGAAGTGACCGTGGTCAACCGCTCGGAGAAGTTCCTCCGGTTCCTTGACGAAGACTTAAGCTCCCGGTTCAACGACATCGCACGCGAGCGTTTCGACGTCCGCATTGGCACCGCCACAGCACTAGAGGAAACCGCAGACG contains:
- the mqo gene encoding malate dehydrogenase (quinone); the protein is MSSDKKTAQVVDEVEVALIGAGIMSATLGAMLRELEPSWTQMVFERLDGPALESSSPWNNAGTGHSALCELNYTPEKNGRIDVSKAMNINEKFQVSRQFWSHQLNNGILTDPKAFINPVPHVSFAQGSIQVDYLKRRFDALKDNHMFPNMQFSDDDATFQEKLPLMSQGRDFNSQKVAISWTDAGTDVNFGALAKQFFTAAKAAGTEIRYGHEVVDIKREGSKWRVVAKNLHTGDYQAVHAKFVFVGAGGYALDLLRKAGVREVSGFAGFPVSGLWLRSKNPELVKQHHAKVYGKAAVGAPPMSVPHLDTRVIDGEEGLLFGPYGGWSPKFLKKGSYLDLFKSIRPDNITSYLGVAAQEFGLTKYLVTEVLKDFDKRVETLKEYVPSADPADWETVIAGQRVQVIKPAGAPQFGSLEFGTTLINNPEGSIAGLLGASPGASITPAVMIELLERCFGENMIQWGDKIQEMIPSYGTKLSKDKKLYNEMWEYTQKTLQLDTK
- a CDS encoding DUF4921 family protein — encoded protein: MSEALFSRVEPIQTMADGTVKQVNPFSGTEVWTVPGRGNRPLAHAAKEPHPLGPDALTHSCAFCSGRMLDTPPEKSRILASGEIQRGLFPHELDNSQPLFRRVPNLFEIVSYDYWHENYGFTMDPDLAQHKEKYEGDEAGRLHVLNVVRTKLKAAGKDTALDDDSLLALADGFFGGGHDVIISSRHFVDGAVDDSQLASSGTLSPDEHFLLTTFTAESTRDLYQRNRYASYVAVFQNWLAPAGASFDHLHKQLVAIDALGMAAYQENSILRAHPNMYNDWAVGYAAKRNLVIAENDYAVLFAGFGHRYPTLEIFSKSPRCEPWEQNPEEVRGMSDLIHAAHAAVGPDVACNEEWHHRPPSVDLPQPWRVMLKLRVSTLAGFEGGTKVYINTIDPWGLRDRVVDAMFRLRERGKIASGISIATECELKRNSLRYNPLV
- a CDS encoding PhzF family phenazine biosynthesis protein, translating into MQHRFFEVDVFATGPFTGNPLAVVADADGLSTEEMQRIAHWTNFSETTFLCSPTDPGADYRVRIFTPYEEFPFAGHPTLGSARVAAELLGKSGTLIQECGVGLVTVRQEEGRFAFATPPLLRHGELSEAERSEAAAVLGIDEESIVDSGWVDNGPGWRLVQLESAETVRKLRPTPTPGVKVGVVGLTGDTEAAYEVRAITGQFEDPVTGSFNGGAAQFLRAKGAVPARYTAAQGSQIGRDGRVFIDDDGDELWVGGNVHIRVRGTLGSRDD
- a CDS encoding protein adenylyltransferase SelO family protein produces the protein MTKKPLPFELHNDFAQRLPQMVTASRGEEQPAPRIVALNEHLAAELGLDPDWLRSEDGIEFLLGRGAVTPHAMAYAGFQFGQYNPAMGDGRALLLGEVTGPTAAHNPTGLWDLHAKGTGLTPYSRYGSDGRGTLRSMLREYLFSESMHALGVPTTRSLAVLATGRPIQRQMVEEAGVLVRVAASHIRVGSFHFATHSQVPGLLQRLAAYTSERHYPGADFRELFTRVVETQAATVAGWMQLGFIHGVMNTDNTTLSGETIDYGPCAFMESYDPNTWFSSIDTQGRYRFGRQPDMLSWNLARLAESLLPLIDDSPDTALTWAQEAIDTFGERYERARHQEAQRCLQMPEELFQDYNAALVQAAPDLTQANHSLVSAAAGEPAAAYELLKDRRFVDAYCASGPDAVLLERTVPRVIPRPRLVESALGDAEEFARLLHATTHPFDAAPEYEQPGGTEGYLTYCGT
- a CDS encoding ATP-binding protein, with protein sequence MRELSAHLRDSGILLTIDEIQDADPHDLESIAVAFQHLVRDELDVSIVMAGLTADVDKLLHLSGTTFLRRARRFHLGPVNPQATASAFKDTAALTSIAFNDEAADRATEASHGYPFLIQLIGYLAWNAASQASETTVSSTTVDAVLGEAITAMGTQVHDPAVRALSQRQLEYLHALADIADEAGTAASGAIAHELKTTTTSLSEVRARLLEQGLIDAPRHGAVALALPYLRDYLHADGEQTYVD
- a CDS encoding alpha/beta hydrolase, translating into MTYDELEWSTDLLGPDFQAATLELGADPDGEGDVCATLVRYCPDTDAHDDRPALVWVHGMTDYFFHDHVARYFYELGYAFYALDLRKCGRSRRDGQTWHYISDMKYYDTDLNAALDALPNQRVVIMGHSTAGTIIALWLDRLRRQDREHFTRISGVVFNSPWLAMMGTADKTYEVLKHVIYAGAAIAPKFPIPGGDLTAYGESIHAEEQGDWDFDRRLKPLGGHPKYLGWVAAVFHGFDAIHSGRINMGLPLLTMTSGRSELNQPYSESSNTADVVVDVRQSQRWAKELSARYTLHVVNNGRHDLFLSRPEPLQEAFSTAAEWLRAVAPLETD
- the mtr gene encoding mycothione reductase, translating into MVGMTSAQHFDLVIIGTGSGNSIPSPEFDDKSIAIIEKGTFGGTCLNVGCIPTKMYVYAADVALAAREATRLGLSAHVDAVDWDGIVERVFHNRIDQIARGGEEYRRGEETPNITVFDQHARFIGPKTLQAGDDIITGDNIVIATGSRPVLPEPYASSSVPVHTNEDIMRLEKQPRSLIVVGGGYIAMEFAHVFDGLGTEVTVVNRSEKFLRFLDEDLSSRFNDIARERFDVRIGTATALEETADGVRLTLDSGDVVEAEAILVATGRQPNGDQMDLSTSGIEMHEDGRIKVDEFGRTTCEGVWALGDVSSPYMLKHVANAEQRAVQHNLLHPEDLRPMPHEHIPAAIFTHPQIATVGLTEAQAREEGYDVTVKVQNFGDVAYGWAMEDSTGICKLVADRATGKLLGAHIMGPQASTLIQQLITAMVYDLDIREFARSQYWIHPALPEVVENAVLGLEWQE